The genomic segment GCAAGTAGTTGCTGGTGGGTGGGTGGTTCGCAGTCCTTTTGAGTAGGTCCCAAGAGCTCTCTGGTAGAGATCCCTGTCTCCTCTTTATTTGTGCTCCCCCAAATTTTAATTCTTTAAGATCCATGGAGAATGAATGAGAGTCTGCAGCATAAATGTTAATTTAACGAAGTCTCAAAAACAACTTcttgttttttgttgctgttccTCCCAGAAGGATCTTGTACCTGCAAGCCTGTCCTCATCTCTTGGCTGGAGGAAGTGGGTGAGATGCTTATCCAGGACTCTGTCAAAATGAAGACCTCCACAGGTACTTCCTTGGATATGGATTTTCACTGTCTGATAACTGTGGTTTTATTTTGCACAGCCCAGAATATATTCATCACTCTGTCTCTGGCTTTCTCTCATCCTTTTCTGAAAAGGAATCGGAATTCTTCCGATTCTGGCCGTAAATGTCAGGTCCATCTTATTGAAGTCATTACTGAAATATTTCCTTGAGCTAATAATTATTTAAGTAAGGAAGAAATACTAGTTCAAAGATAATCACTAGCTGGAGATGGCTCCAGTAAAAGCGACTTCATCTTATCTGCTTTCCTGGAATGTGTGGGTGAATTCTGAAGCTCCCTTGCCAAAAGAAAACAGACGAGACCTCTGTTTAGGAGGACTTCCTTGAGTTGGGCTTTTCATCTATTTAGAAGTTTAGGAGCTGCAATTTATACATATTTGATTAATTGAATTCTGTTACGCCTGAGCTTTATATGGTAAAGAATCAGCTGTTTCTAGAGTTAAGCGTAAGATAAAACTACACTGACAAGTCTCTTAACAATTGGTATATGGTTGCACGATTAGATTACTTGTTTCTTAGCTAACCCAGTGACTGGGATTGTGGGCTCAATCTAATTTAAGTCAAAACTGAACTATTATCTCCTTCGTAAGCATCCCATTCTGTATTTGTCTGAAAAAAAGACATGAGTGGGAGAGAGATAAAACTGGGGAGTTTTCCACAAGAAGACTGTGATCCAGAAGACGCAGAGTCTAAGAATAATGTGGTTATATTTTTTTCATTCCAGAATATATTAATTACTCTGTCTCTGTGGCATCATGTCATCCCCTCATGTCTAAATCTAAAGCTGAAATGGATCCAGGTTCCTCTGATGCTGGCAGGGATTGTAGCTTCAGTGACTAAAATGTTTTCTCCTTTTttaggttcaatttcccactggAACAACGAGACCGTCTTTCTTGGTCCTAAAGAAGACACAACTTTGAAAGTGCTCAAAGTGGAGGATTTTCCACAGGAAGGCCATGTGTCAAAAGATGTGTTGGAGGTTTTTCTGGGATCTCAAGAGAAAATCTGCTTTCCAATAAAGGACGTGTCTGAGAGTGAGTTTTCTTTATTGCAATATTAGAAAAACAAAGTATAATCTGAAAGGATTGCCCCCACTCCATGCTGATGAATTTTTATGAGTAAAGAATTAATTTAGAAGCTGCAGCTTATACATATTTGATTAATTGAATTCTGCATACCTGAGCCTTATATGGTGAAGAAGCACTTTTTCTATAGTTAAGTGTACGATAAAACTATGCTAACAAGTTACTTAGCAATTGGTGTATGGTTGGGGTCTGGTATGGCTCAAAAACAGAAGTATCTACTTGTTTCTTAGCTAACTCTGTGACTGGGATTATGGGCTCAATCGTATTTAAGTCATAATGGAGCTATTCTGTTCTTCATTAGGTTCCCTTTCTCGTTGGAACAAGGAGTCTGTCTTTCTCTGTCTGGAAAAAGATATGAGTGGGAGGGAGATCAAAGAGGAGAGTTTTCCACAAGAAGACCGTGATCCAGAAGACGCAGAGTCTAAGTGTATTGTGGTTATATTTTTTTCAATCCAGAATATATTGATTACTCTGTCTCTGTGGCATTATGTCATCCCCTCATGTCTGAATCTAAAGCTGAAATGGATCCATGTTCTTCTGAAGCTGTAGCTTCAATTATGGAaatattttctccttttttaggttcaatttcccactggAACAACGAGACCGTCTTTCTTGGTCCTAAAGAAGACATAACTTTGAAAGTGCTCAAGGTGGAGGATTTTCCACAGGAAGGCCATGTGTCAAAAGATGTGTCGGAGGTTTTTCTGAGATCTCAAGAGAAAATCTGTTTTCCAATAAAGGCGGTGTCTGAGAGTGAGTTTTCTTTATTGCAATACTAGAAAAACAAAGTATAATCTGAAAGGATTGCCCCCCCCATGCTGATGAATTGTTATGAGTAAAAAATTAATTTAGGAGCTGCAATTTATACATATTTGATTAATTGAATTCTGCATACCTGAGCCTTATATGGTGAAGAAGCACTTTTTCTAGAGTTAAGTGTACGATAAAACTACGCTAACAAGTTGCAATTGGTGTTTAGTTGCATGATTGGGGTCTGGTATGGCTCAAAAACAGAAGTATCTACTTGTTTCTTAGCTAACTCTGTGACTGGGATTGTGGGCTCAATTGTATTTAAGTCATAACGGAACTATTCTGTTCTTCATTAGGTTCCCTTTCTTGTTGGAACAAGGAGTCTGTCTTTCTCTGTCTGGAAAAAGATATGAGTGGGAGGGAGATAAAAGTGGAGAGTTTTCCTCAAGAAGGCCGTGAGTCAGAAGATGCAATGAAGTATTTCCAGGGAATGTCTCAAGAGAACATTAACTGGTCAACAGAGGTGGCTGAGAGTAAGTTTGTTTATAGCAATGTCAAAGAAACATACATGCCATAACCTAGAAGGGTTACTTCATTGTGAAAgaggtgttgttgttttgaaatagTCTGCATGCAAGCTATGGAGAAATGTGATTAGCATTTTGTGGTGGAGGCCCTATTAGGCACCAAAGGATGGCACTGTGGCATAGCGGTTAGGGTGCCAGACTGAGGTTGGAGATGTTTTGAAATGCCTTCCACCCCAGGAGTCCACTACCAACATTTACAGGAGTCCACTACCAACATTTACGCagttgcgctgcctccaaaggaggtttccaccaaaacctcctcccggtgccaaaaaatccatgcaaccctaggAGAGATGCCACCTAAAAGGAGATATGCTTATCttgccaaaaagaaaaaggggcattcctgggcaaaaaagggctttggaggccacctagaggcagccccctccccacagctcagctccGTAATGCCCCGGGAGTGCCaactagggaagcggttggaccactggataacaatgggagtaaaggaacaataaCAGAGGATAACGCGATGGCTGAGAAACTAaattaattcttctcatctgtcttcactgttgaagatatagggcagattccttctcctgaacagaggtttgggggaagggagaatgaggaactggggcaaatagtggtaacaaggcaggaagtcctagaacgtctagacaaactgcaaattaACCAGTCACAGGGagcagatggtattcatcctagagttcttcaagaactcaaatgggaaattgctgaactcctaacaaagatatgtaacatgtcctttagatcagcctctgtaccagaggagtggagaatggccaatgaaatacccatttataaaaaaaaaggttctggggggacccaagaaattacaggctagttagcttaatgtctgttctagGTAAATTgaaggaaagcattattaaagatagaattgtcaagcatatagaaggtcaaggcctgctgagcaaaacccaacatggcttctgtaaaggtaggtcctgtcttacTAAcctagagttttttgaaagtgtcagtaagcatgtggacagaaatgagcctgtgTACATTGTGTatgtggatttccaaaaggcttttgacaaagtcccccaacaaagactactaagcaaacttcatagtcatgggattagaggacaagtcctcttatggattgagagctggctgaaaaataggaagcagagagtaggaaacaatggtcagttctcccaatggagggatgtgaacaGTGTGGTCCCTCAGGTATCtatgttgggactggtgcttttcaacctgttcataaatgacctggggtgaacagcgaggtggccaagtttgcagatgacaccaaattatttagggttgtTAAAACAACATCaggctgtgaagagctccaaaaggatctctacaaactggaagaatgggcattaaaatggcaaatgagattcaatgtgagcaagagcaaagtgatgcatattgaggcaaaaaatttcaacttcacatatacactgatgggatctgtgctggcaggaacagacctagaaagggatcttggggtggtagtggatcactcgaagAAAatttcaacccagtgtgcagttgctgtaaaaaaggcaaattccattctggccataattagacgaggaatagagaatagaactgctgatatcatactgcccttgtacaaatctatggtgagaccacacttggaatactgtgtacagttcaccacacctaaaaaaggatgttacagagtttgagaaggtgcagaaaagagcaaccaaaatgatcaggggactagagcagttcccccttggaaagaaggcgattaaggagagacatgatagaggtctatacagttatgcatggtttggagagagtggacagggagcttttctccctctctcaatactagaacgcggggtcatctgctgaaggcagagggagagagattcaaaacaaataaaatgatttcttcacacaacacatagttaaattgtggagctccctgccccaggatgtggtgatggctgccaacttggaaggctttaaaaggggaatggacatgttcatggaggagaggggtattcatgggtactagtaaaaatggatactagtcatgatgcatgcctattctctccaggatcagaggagcatgcctattatattaggtgctttggaagacaggcaggatggtgctgctgcagtcttcttgtttgtgggcttcctagaggcacttggttggccactgtgtgaacaggctgctggacttgatgggccttggtctgatccagcatggcttttcttatgttcatatgtggTATGACTGGACTGAGTGATCTACTACCACAGGAAAGCaagtcatgtgacaggaaagGGAGGAGCCAGAGTTAGGGTGATGGTGGGGTCCTGCACAAGGATGTAAGATGGGTTTGGTTCTGCTTTGAAGTTTGTCCTACACAGAGAGCCTTTCAGCTTAGTAAAGGCAAATGTTGATAGTCTGTAGTATGTCAAGAAATGAAGGAGAATCTTGCCCTGATTTGCTGCTTTTATTCTGGGAACTGAAAAGCAACAACAGGCCTTGATACACACCGACCCCCAGCCAAGCTCTGCTCCTCTGCCTGTCCCCTTACAAAATCTCTGGGCTAGCCTTTGAGAAGCCTCTAGGTCCTCTATCTACATAAGAATAGTGCACGTGACTGTTTTGGATAtgtggtaccgtatatactcgcgtataagccgagtttttcagcccaaaaaaagggctgaaaaagccggccttggcttatacgcgggtcaatacggtagaggggggaaggaggagggaggagggaggggggaacttaccaccgccatcttttccaggccgggagcggcctccagagccccccagCGGCCGCAGGGAgagcgctccgccgcccccgccgccttcgcccggccgggagaggcctctagaggccctctgcggccgcggggagggcgctctgccgcccccgccgccttctcccggccgggagaggcctctagaggccctctgcggccgcggggagggcgctctgccgcccccgccgccttctcccagccgggagcggcctccagaggccctctgcagccgcggggagggcgctctgccgcccccgccgccttctcccggccgggagaggcctctagaggccctctgcggccgcggggagggcgctccgccgcccctgccgccttctcccggccaggagcggccttcagaggcctacTGCGgacgcggggagggcgctccgccgccctcGCCGGATCCGCCGTTTCCCGCCGCcgggagcccagaaggtaagtcttaggggggggaggggttataagccgaccctcggcttatacgcgggtgcctaatttttccccatttttggggagaaattaggcgcctcggcttatacgcgggtcggcttatacatgggtatatacggtatttgttCCATGCACTTTTACTGGATTTATCTCTGTTTTCCAGAAGGAAATGAGGGGGAACCAAGTACAGTGAATATGGGAAGAGACAAGGATGTAGAGGTGGAAGAAGAAGCTGGGAATCGAGGCATACCAAAGAGAGGAGGAACccagaagcaaaagaagaaacCATTTTCCTTTCAAGGCAAGGATCTACAGGAAATGCTCTCTGAAGAGAAACTGTATGAGAGAAATAGAAGGAATAATCTCCCTGTGAGTGGCAAAAGATCTGGTTGCCAATCTAGTCCTTACAACCATCAAAGAATTGACACCagagagaaaccatatcaatgtttGCATTGTAGAAAGAGGTTTGGGTGCATCAAAAGCCTTGTTATTCACCGAAGGAATCATGCTGTGgacaaaccatataaatgcttggtttGTGGAAAGAGTTTCCTTCTGAAGACAGCCCTTACATGTCACCAGAGGTTTCacagtggggagaaaccatataaatgctttgcatgtggaaagtGTTTCCATCAGAAGACAGACCTTACACGTCACCAAAGGAttcatactggggagaaaccatataaatgtttggcgTGTGGAAAGAGTTTTCATCGGAAGACAGATCTTACATGTCACCAGaggattcacactggggagaaaccacataaatgcttggtgtgtggaaagagtttctaTCGGAAGACATCCCTTACATGTCATCAGAGGATTCACagtggagagaaaccatataaatgcttggcatgtggaaagtGTTTCCATCAGAAGAGAGATCTTACACGTCATCAAATGATTCacagtggggagaaaccatataaatgtttggcgtgtggaaaaagcttccatTGGAAGGCAGACCTTACATGTCACCAAaggattcacactggggagaaatcacataaatgcatggagtgtgggaagagtttcAGTCGGAAAACAGAACTTACATGTCACCAAAGGATTCacagtggggagaaaccatataagtgcttggaatgtggaaagagtttcaggtGTACTTCAAACCTTACTTCTCACCAAAGGAGTCACACAGGGGACAAACCATTTAAATGCCtgcagtgtgggaaaagcttcactcgGAGCACAATCCTTACTACTCACAAAAGgagtcacacaggggagaaaccatatcaatgtttggagtgtggaaagagttttattTGCAACAAAAGCCTTGCCTCTCACAACAGgattcacacaggtgagaaaccatataaatgcttgcagtgtggaaagtgtttcagTCACAGCACACAACTTACTGTTCACAACAGGagtcacacaggagagaaaccatatcaatgcttggagtgtgggaagagcttcagtctgAAATCAAGACTTCGTATTCACCAAAGGagtcacacaggagagaaaccatatcagtgtctacagtgtggaaagagctttagttGCCGCAAAAGCTTTACTGGTcaccaaaggattcacacaggagagaaaccatataaatgtttggagtgtgggaagagtttcCGTCAGAACAGAAGTCTTACTAGACACAAcaggattcacacaggagagaaaccatataaatgcttggagtgtgggaagagtttcCGTCAGAACAGAAGTCTTATTAGACATAAcaggattcacacaggagagagcatataaatgcttggagaatGGGAAGGGCTTCTGGAAGAGTGCTACCCTAAATTCTcaccaaaggattcacacaggggagaacccATATACATGTTTCTAGTGTGGAAATAGCTTTAGTTACAGCAAAAGCCTTACTATTCATCAGAGGATTCACACTAGGGAGagaccatataaatgtttggagtgtgggaagagtttcCGTCTGAGCACAGGGCTTAACattcatcaaaggattcacaccatgaagaaaccatataaatgctcaaaATATGGAAAGAGCTTCAAACAGAATATAATCCTTATTattcatcaaaggattcacactggggagaaaccatatcagtgcATGGAGTGTGGGAAGGACTTCCGTCATAGCCAAAGCCTTACTTCTCActaaaggattcacacagggtaGATTCCGTATAAATGGCACTAATCCCAATCACAGAAGAGTCACACCTGCTATCCTTTCTACACCAGAAAAGCTCTATAAATGTTCTGATTGTGAGAAAGGTTTAAACCTGCTTAGACACCTGGAGAAGTGCATTAGAGACTGTGGAGGAAACATAAAGCAGGACAGAATTGAAAGTGATGGAGTGGAGAAGTGTTTGAATAGCTTCTCTATTGGAGATGAAATTTAAGCAGGGACAGTGTTTTCGTGCTGCTTTTCATAAACACACCTTTTGTTTGATCATAGCCACACCCAGCTAATTACTTAtgttaatagaaaagagcaaaagtccagtagcaccttaaaagactgacaacatttctggtagggtatgagctttttatGTTAGTAATTGATTTCCTTTGTTGGTTAGCTCTAATTGGGATTGGGCAAACAACAGTGCCAAATTTGTTGATCAGCCATGGAAACTGGAACCTTTACCTAGTACTGAAGATTGGAAACATTTTGTTTATTCATGATCATTCCATATGAGAAATTCCTCAGccagagaggggagaaagcatcTGTACAAGGTTTTTATTGAACAACGACTGTTTATTGAAGTCAGATACTTATACATATCTCACTAGCATCCCTcacatggaaatcacatttggaccTGGTGAGGAATACTGCCTTGAAAGTCGGGAGGACAATTGTAAAATACTTTTATACAGCAAGAGGCAAATGTGTCCCCTCAGCCTTAAAGGTATATAATGCCAAGGTCTCCAATCAGTTTTTGTATGATGCAGAAATTTGGATTGGTGCTGTCCCTGAGAGGACAGATTACATTCAGTAACTTTTTTCGATGCTTACTGGCTACTCCTAGTGTCTTGGGCATAGCGCGGAGAGATGAATTATCAATGGAGGCTAAGGCATGGATAAAAGCATTCCTTTGGAAAGTTAAGATCCTAAAATCTGAGGGGAGGCCTACCTTACTTGGACTTGTACAGGCAGATGTGCACATTAGCCAGTGGGATCatttattggaaaagaaaatgaaatttctaggaattacaaatgacATGGTAAAGATTACAGGAATTGGACTCTTAACAGTACATTTGTTAGGGCTCGTAGGGTATGCTCGGCATCTTTTTGGTATTTCCCTTCCAAAACTGCCAAAGTATTTCTAACAGAAATAAGCAACACCACCGTGTACAACAAGTAGTCAAACCAAATCTGACACAGCAGGCTATCAATGACaaatgacaaatgagattcagtgtgagcaagtgcaaagtgatgcatattggggcaaaaaatcccaacttcacatatacactgatgggatctgtgctggcagcgacagaccaaaaaagggatcttggggtggtagtggatcactcgatgaagatgtcaacccagtgtgtggctgttataaaaaaggcaaattccatgctggccataattagacgaggaattgagaataaaactgctgatatcatactgctcttgtacaaatctatgttgagaccacactgtgtacagttctggctaccacacctaaaaaaggatattgtagagcttgagaaggtgcagaaaagagcaaccaaaatgatcaggggactagagcaactgccttatgaggagcggttaaaacacttagggcggtttagcttggaaagaaggcggttaaggggagacatgatagaggtctataaaattatgcatggtatggagagagtggacagggagaagttttctccctcataatactagaatgcagggtcatctgctgaagctagagggtaagagattcaaaactgataaaaggaagtatttcttcacacaatgcatagttaaattgtggagttccctgcccaggatgtggtgatggctgccaacttggaaggctttaagaggtgagtggacacgttcatggaggatagggctattcatggatactagtcatgatgcgtacctattctctccaggatcagaggagcatgcctattatattaggtgctgtggaagagaggcagaatggtgctgctgcagtcgtcttgtttgtgggcttcctagaggcacctggttggccactatgtgaacagac from the Euleptes europaea isolate rEulEur1 chromosome 1, rEulEur1.hap1, whole genome shotgun sequence genome contains:
- the LOC130491741 gene encoding LOW QUALITY PROTEIN: zinc finger protein ZFP2-like (The sequence of the model RefSeq protein was modified relative to this genomic sequence to represent the inferred CDS: substituted 1 base at 1 genomic stop codon), whose translation is MLENFRNVAFVEGSCTCKPVLISWLEEVGEMLIQDSVKMKTSTGSISHWNNETVFLGPKEDTTLKVLKVEDFPQEGHVSKDVLEVFLGSQEKICFPIKDVSESSISHWNNETVFLGPKEDITLKVLKVEDFPQEGHVSKDVSEERPSEAYCGRGEGAPPPSPDPPFPAAGSPEEGNEGEPSTVNMGRDKDVEVEEEAGNRGIPKRGGTQKQKKKPFSFQGKDLQEMLSEEKLYERNRRNNLPRFHSGEKPYKCFACGKCFHQKTDLTRHQRIHTGEKPYKCLACGKSFHRKTDLTCHQRIHTGEKPHKCLVCGKSFYRKTSLTRHQMIHSGEKPYKCLACGKSFHWKADLTCHQRIHTGEKSHKCMECGKSFSRKTELTCHQRIHSGEKPYKCLECGKSFRCTSNLTSHQRSHTGDKPFKCLQCGKSFTRSTILTTHKRSHTGEKPYQCLECGKSFICNKSLASHNRIHTGEKPYKCLQCGKCFSHSTQLTVHNRSHTGEKPYQCLECGKSFSLKSRLRIHQRSHTGEKPYQCLQCGKSFSCRKSFTGHQRIHTGEKPYKCLECGKSFRQNRSLTRHNRIHTGEKPYKCLECGKSFRENPYTCFXCGNSFSYSKSLTIHQRIHTRERPYKCLECGKSFRLSTGLNIHQRIHTMKKPYKCSKYGKSFKQNIILIIHQRIHTGEKPYQCMECGKDFRHSQSLTSH